In Brienomyrus brachyistius isolate T26 unplaced genomic scaffold, BBRACH_0.4 scaffold53, whole genome shotgun sequence, a single window of DNA contains:
- the mak gene encoding serine/threonine-protein kinase MAK isoform X1, whose translation MMNRYTTLKQLGDGTYGSVLMGKSNESGELVAIKRMKRKFYSWEECMNLREVKSLKKLSHANIVKLKEVIRENDHLYFVFEYMKENLYQLMKDRENKMFSENEIRNVMFQVLSGLAFVHKHGFFHRDMKPENLLCMGPELVKIADFGLAREIRSRPPYTDYVSTRWYRAPEVLLRSPSYNSPIDVWAVGCIMAELYTLRPLFPGNSEVDEIFKICQVLGTVKKGDWPDGHQLASAMNFRFPQCVPTNLKTLIPNASSEAISLMKDMLQWDPKKRPTAMQALKYPYFQVGQVLGPPSQYQDQHKPQVRTVHAAEPKPLEAPEQPQKVPGLDQSRPRLQPLHQIPVPQQNSIQDRCHGGSEREKIVPLTLGSSYSTAKAAPAGSENSVTGMKSGRRRWGQSLLKAADSWEDFDDADMSVSYSKKPSISSVKEQTRPVEVKPFNSYSAVVKLPSSSTLRRIDSETSTSSSAKQHYLRQSRYLPGVNPKNTSLVGNKDLGDDLWGGGNAFLRKPLGPVGAALSLSRVNAEESVAKPSNKPALKEKILDQMEHLKGNFVTTNFSPVGSYITSYHKKEPGSAGQRLHLDPLGGTSAIDFSSTAALRNNKLKPSKLKSPSKKAVSEEYEGWKMKASKSQMPGTSFATPGKGLLSRAAPVQPVHGRIDWAAKYGGHR comes from the exons ATGATGAATCGCTACACAACCCTGAAGCAGCTGGGCGATGGCACTTACGGCAGCGTTCTCATGGGCAAGAGCAACGAGTCCGGCGAGCTGGTGGCCATCAAGCG AATGAAGAGGAAGTTTTACTCTTGGGAAGAGTGCATGAACCTGAGAGAAGTCAAG TCTCTCAAGAAACTTAGTCATGCCAACATTGTGAAATTGAAGGAGGTAATTCGGGAGAATGACCACTTGTACTTTGTGTTTGAGTACATGAAAGAGAACCTCTATCAGCTTATGAAAGACAG GGAAAATAAGATGTTCTCTGAGAATGAAATTAGGAACGTAATGTTCCAGGTACTCTCTGGTTTAGCATTTGTGCATAAGCATG GCTTTTTCCATCGTGACATGAAGCCCGAGAACCTGCTCTGCATGGGCCCTGAGCTGGTGAAGATAGCGGATTTTGGGTTAGCGAGGGAGATCCGCTCTCGGCCTCCGTACACAGACTACGTGTCCACGAGATG GTACCGAGCTCCAGAGGTGTTGCTCAGGTCCCCATCCTATAACTCCCCCATCGACGTGTGGGCCGTGGGCTGCATCATGGCCGAGCTCTACACCTTGCGGCCGCTCTTCCCCGGCAACAGCGAGGTGGATGAGATCTTCAAGATCTGCCAGGTCCTTGGCACGGTGAAGAAG GGCGACTGGCCAGACGGCCATCAGCTTGCCTCGGCGATGAATTTCCGATTCCCACAGTGTGTCCCGACAAACCTGAAAACACTCATCCCCAATGCCAGCAGCGAGGCCATATCCCTGATGAAGGACATGCTGCAGTGGGACCCCAAGAAGAGGCCCACGGCCATGCAG GCTCTGAAGTACCCCTATTTCCAAGTGGGGCAGGTTCTAGGTCCACCCAGCCAATATCAAGACCAGCACAAGCCCCAGGTGAGGACGGTGCACGCGGCTGAGCCGAAGCCCCTGGAGGCCCCAGAGCAGCCGCAGAAGGTTCCGGGCTTGGACCAGAGTAGGCCTCGTCTCCAGCCTCTGCACCAGATTCCCGTGCCCCAGCAAAACTCCATCCAGGACCGGTGCCATGGAGGCAGCGAAAGAGAGAAAATTGTGCCACTCACCCTCGGCAGCAGCTACTCTACAGCG AAAGCAGCTCCTGCAGGTAGCGAGAACAGCGTGACAGGCATGAAGAGCGGCCGCAGGCGGTGGGGTCAGAGCCTGCTGAAAGCAGCTGACAGCTGGGAGGACTTTGATGATGCTGACATGAGCGTGTCCTACTCAAAAAAGCCCAGTATCTCTTCAGTCAAGGAGCAAACCCG GCCCGTGGAGGTAAAACCCTTCAATTCCTACAGTGCTGTCGTCAAGTTGCCAAGCAGCAGCACTCTGAGGCGGATTGACTCTGAGACATCCACCTCTTCATCCGCCAAACAGCACTACCTAAGGCAGTCGCGGTATCTCCCTG GAGTGAATCCCAAGAATACATCATTAGTTGGGAACAAGGATTTGGGGGATGATCTCTGGGGTGGTGGGAATGCTTTTCTCCGCAAGCCGCTGGGGCCTGTTGGAGCCGCACTGTCACTTTCCAGGGTCAATGCAG AAGAGAGTGTAGCTAAACCCTCAAACAAACCTGCATTAAAAGAAAAGATTCTTGACCAAATGGAGCATCTTAAAG GGAATTTTGTGACCACAAACTTTAGCCCGGTTGGCAGTTACATCACATCATATCACAAGAAGGAACCTGGATCTGCAGGACAGCGCCTTCACCTGGATCCTTTGGGTGGCACATCTGCAA TTGACTTTTCTTCCACTGCTGCTCTTAGAAATAACAAACTGAAACCATCAAAGCTAAAATCACCTTCCAAGAAAGCCGTGTCTGAAG AATATGAAGGCTGGAAAATGAAAGCATCCAAGTCACAGATGCCAGGGACCAGCTTTGCTACACCAGGGAAGGGCCTGCTGTCCAGAGCTGCCCCGGTGCAGCCGGTCCATGGAAGAATAGACTGGGCTGCCAAATATGGAGGCCATCGGTAG
- the mak gene encoding serine/threonine-protein kinase MAK isoform X5 has translation MMNRYTTLKQLGDGTYGSVLMGKSNESGELVAIKRMKRKFYSWEECMNLREVKSLKKLSHANIVKLKEVIRENDHLYFVFEYMKENLYQLMKDRENKMFSENEIRNVMFQVLSGLAFVHKHGFFHRDMKPENLLCMGPELVKIADFGLAREIRSRPPYTDYVSTRWYRAPEVLLRSPSYNSPIDVWAVGCIMAELYTLRPLFPGNSEVDEIFKICQVLGTVKKGDWPDGHQLASAMNFRFPQCVPTNLKTLIPNASSEAISLMKDMLQWDPKKRPTAMQALKYPYFQVGQVLGPPSQYQDQHKPQVRTVHAAEPKPLEAPEQPQKVPGLDQSRPRLQPLHQIPVPQQNSIQDRCHGGSEREKIVPLTLGSSYSTAKAAPAGSENSVTGMKSGRRRWGQSLLKAADSWEDFDDADMSVSYSKKPSISSVKEQTRPVEVKPFNSYSAVVKLPSSSTLRRIDSETSTSSSAKQHYLRQSRYLPGVNPKNTSLVGNKDLGDDLWGGGNAFLRKPLGPVGAALSLSRVNAEESVAKPSNKPALKEKILDQMEHLKGNFVTTNFSPVGSYITSYHKKEPGSAGQRLHLDPLGGTSAKYEGWKMKASKSQMPGTSFATPGKGLLSRAAPVQPVHGRIDWAAKYGGHR, from the exons ATGATGAATCGCTACACAACCCTGAAGCAGCTGGGCGATGGCACTTACGGCAGCGTTCTCATGGGCAAGAGCAACGAGTCCGGCGAGCTGGTGGCCATCAAGCG AATGAAGAGGAAGTTTTACTCTTGGGAAGAGTGCATGAACCTGAGAGAAGTCAAG TCTCTCAAGAAACTTAGTCATGCCAACATTGTGAAATTGAAGGAGGTAATTCGGGAGAATGACCACTTGTACTTTGTGTTTGAGTACATGAAAGAGAACCTCTATCAGCTTATGAAAGACAG GGAAAATAAGATGTTCTCTGAGAATGAAATTAGGAACGTAATGTTCCAGGTACTCTCTGGTTTAGCATTTGTGCATAAGCATG GCTTTTTCCATCGTGACATGAAGCCCGAGAACCTGCTCTGCATGGGCCCTGAGCTGGTGAAGATAGCGGATTTTGGGTTAGCGAGGGAGATCCGCTCTCGGCCTCCGTACACAGACTACGTGTCCACGAGATG GTACCGAGCTCCAGAGGTGTTGCTCAGGTCCCCATCCTATAACTCCCCCATCGACGTGTGGGCCGTGGGCTGCATCATGGCCGAGCTCTACACCTTGCGGCCGCTCTTCCCCGGCAACAGCGAGGTGGATGAGATCTTCAAGATCTGCCAGGTCCTTGGCACGGTGAAGAAG GGCGACTGGCCAGACGGCCATCAGCTTGCCTCGGCGATGAATTTCCGATTCCCACAGTGTGTCCCGACAAACCTGAAAACACTCATCCCCAATGCCAGCAGCGAGGCCATATCCCTGATGAAGGACATGCTGCAGTGGGACCCCAAGAAGAGGCCCACGGCCATGCAG GCTCTGAAGTACCCCTATTTCCAAGTGGGGCAGGTTCTAGGTCCACCCAGCCAATATCAAGACCAGCACAAGCCCCAGGTGAGGACGGTGCACGCGGCTGAGCCGAAGCCCCTGGAGGCCCCAGAGCAGCCGCAGAAGGTTCCGGGCTTGGACCAGAGTAGGCCTCGTCTCCAGCCTCTGCACCAGATTCCCGTGCCCCAGCAAAACTCCATCCAGGACCGGTGCCATGGAGGCAGCGAAAGAGAGAAAATTGTGCCACTCACCCTCGGCAGCAGCTACTCTACAGCG AAAGCAGCTCCTGCAGGTAGCGAGAACAGCGTGACAGGCATGAAGAGCGGCCGCAGGCGGTGGGGTCAGAGCCTGCTGAAAGCAGCTGACAGCTGGGAGGACTTTGATGATGCTGACATGAGCGTGTCCTACTCAAAAAAGCCCAGTATCTCTTCAGTCAAGGAGCAAACCCG GCCCGTGGAGGTAAAACCCTTCAATTCCTACAGTGCTGTCGTCAAGTTGCCAAGCAGCAGCACTCTGAGGCGGATTGACTCTGAGACATCCACCTCTTCATCCGCCAAACAGCACTACCTAAGGCAGTCGCGGTATCTCCCTG GAGTGAATCCCAAGAATACATCATTAGTTGGGAACAAGGATTTGGGGGATGATCTCTGGGGTGGTGGGAATGCTTTTCTCCGCAAGCCGCTGGGGCCTGTTGGAGCCGCACTGTCACTTTCCAGGGTCAATGCAG AAGAGAGTGTAGCTAAACCCTCAAACAAACCTGCATTAAAAGAAAAGATTCTTGACCAAATGGAGCATCTTAAAG GGAATTTTGTGACCACAAACTTTAGCCCGGTTGGCAGTTACATCACATCATATCACAAGAAGGAACCTGGATCTGCAGGACAGCGCCTTCACCTGGATCCTTTGGGTGGCACATCTGCAA AATATGAAGGCTGGAAAATGAAAGCATCCAAGTCACAGATGCCAGGGACCAGCTTTGCTACACCAGGGAAGGGCCTGCTGTCCAGAGCTGCCCCGGTGCAGCCGGTCCATGGAAGAATAGACTGGGCTGCCAAATATGGAGGCCATCGGTAG
- the mak gene encoding serine/threonine-protein kinase MAK isoform X3 yields the protein MMNRYTTLKQLGDGTYGSVLMGKSNESGELVAIKRMKRKFYSWEECMNLREVKSLKKLSHANIVKLKEVIRENDHLYFVFEYMKENLYQLMKDRENKMFSENEIRNVMFQVLSGLAFVHKHGFFHRDMKPENLLCMGPELVKIADFGLAREIRSRPPYTDYVSTRWYRAPEVLLRSPSYNSPIDVWAVGCIMAELYTLRPLFPGNSEVDEIFKICQVLGTVKKGDWPDGHQLASAMNFRFPQCVPTNLKTLIPNASSEAISLMKDMLQWDPKKRPTAMQALKYPYFQVGQVLGPPSQYQDQHKPQVRTVHAAEPKPLEAPEQPQKVPGLDQSRPRLQPLHQIPVPQQNSIQDRCHGGSEREKIVPLTLGSSYSTAKAAPAGSENSVTGMKSGRRRWGQSLLKAADSWEDFDDADMSVSYSKKPSISSVKEQTRPVEVKPFNSYSAVVKLPSSSTLRRIDSETSTSSSAKQHYLRQSRYLPGVNPKNTSLVGNKDLGDDLWGGGNAFLRKPLGPVGAALSLSRVNAESVAKPSNKPALKEKILDQMEHLKGNFVTTNFSPVGSYITSYHKKEPGSAGQRLHLDPLGGTSAIDFSSTAALRNNKLKPSKLKSPSKKAVSEEYEGWKMKASKSQMPGTSFATPGKGLLSRAAPVQPVHGRIDWAAKYGGHR from the exons ATGATGAATCGCTACACAACCCTGAAGCAGCTGGGCGATGGCACTTACGGCAGCGTTCTCATGGGCAAGAGCAACGAGTCCGGCGAGCTGGTGGCCATCAAGCG AATGAAGAGGAAGTTTTACTCTTGGGAAGAGTGCATGAACCTGAGAGAAGTCAAG TCTCTCAAGAAACTTAGTCATGCCAACATTGTGAAATTGAAGGAGGTAATTCGGGAGAATGACCACTTGTACTTTGTGTTTGAGTACATGAAAGAGAACCTCTATCAGCTTATGAAAGACAG GGAAAATAAGATGTTCTCTGAGAATGAAATTAGGAACGTAATGTTCCAGGTACTCTCTGGTTTAGCATTTGTGCATAAGCATG GCTTTTTCCATCGTGACATGAAGCCCGAGAACCTGCTCTGCATGGGCCCTGAGCTGGTGAAGATAGCGGATTTTGGGTTAGCGAGGGAGATCCGCTCTCGGCCTCCGTACACAGACTACGTGTCCACGAGATG GTACCGAGCTCCAGAGGTGTTGCTCAGGTCCCCATCCTATAACTCCCCCATCGACGTGTGGGCCGTGGGCTGCATCATGGCCGAGCTCTACACCTTGCGGCCGCTCTTCCCCGGCAACAGCGAGGTGGATGAGATCTTCAAGATCTGCCAGGTCCTTGGCACGGTGAAGAAG GGCGACTGGCCAGACGGCCATCAGCTTGCCTCGGCGATGAATTTCCGATTCCCACAGTGTGTCCCGACAAACCTGAAAACACTCATCCCCAATGCCAGCAGCGAGGCCATATCCCTGATGAAGGACATGCTGCAGTGGGACCCCAAGAAGAGGCCCACGGCCATGCAG GCTCTGAAGTACCCCTATTTCCAAGTGGGGCAGGTTCTAGGTCCACCCAGCCAATATCAAGACCAGCACAAGCCCCAGGTGAGGACGGTGCACGCGGCTGAGCCGAAGCCCCTGGAGGCCCCAGAGCAGCCGCAGAAGGTTCCGGGCTTGGACCAGAGTAGGCCTCGTCTCCAGCCTCTGCACCAGATTCCCGTGCCCCAGCAAAACTCCATCCAGGACCGGTGCCATGGAGGCAGCGAAAGAGAGAAAATTGTGCCACTCACCCTCGGCAGCAGCTACTCTACAGCG AAAGCAGCTCCTGCAGGTAGCGAGAACAGCGTGACAGGCATGAAGAGCGGCCGCAGGCGGTGGGGTCAGAGCCTGCTGAAAGCAGCTGACAGCTGGGAGGACTTTGATGATGCTGACATGAGCGTGTCCTACTCAAAAAAGCCCAGTATCTCTTCAGTCAAGGAGCAAACCCG GCCCGTGGAGGTAAAACCCTTCAATTCCTACAGTGCTGTCGTCAAGTTGCCAAGCAGCAGCACTCTGAGGCGGATTGACTCTGAGACATCCACCTCTTCATCCGCCAAACAGCACTACCTAAGGCAGTCGCGGTATCTCCCTG GAGTGAATCCCAAGAATACATCATTAGTTGGGAACAAGGATTTGGGGGATGATCTCTGGGGTGGTGGGAATGCTTTTCTCCGCAAGCCGCTGGGGCCTGTTGGAGCCGCACTGTCACTTTCCAGGGTCAATGCAG AGAGTGTAGCTAAACCCTCAAACAAACCTGCATTAAAAGAAAAGATTCTTGACCAAATGGAGCATCTTAAAG GGAATTTTGTGACCACAAACTTTAGCCCGGTTGGCAGTTACATCACATCATATCACAAGAAGGAACCTGGATCTGCAGGACAGCGCCTTCACCTGGATCCTTTGGGTGGCACATCTGCAA TTGACTTTTCTTCCACTGCTGCTCTTAGAAATAACAAACTGAAACCATCAAAGCTAAAATCACCTTCCAAGAAAGCCGTGTCTGAAG AATATGAAGGCTGGAAAATGAAAGCATCCAAGTCACAGATGCCAGGGACCAGCTTTGCTACACCAGGGAAGGGCCTGCTGTCCAGAGCTGCCCCGGTGCAGCCGGTCCATGGAAGAATAGACTGGGCTGCCAAATATGGAGGCCATCGGTAG
- the mak gene encoding serine/threonine-protein kinase MAK isoform X4, giving the protein MMNRYTTLKQLGDGTYGSVLMGKSNESGELVAIKRMKRKFYSWEECMNLREVKSLKKLSHANIVKLKEVIRENDHLYFVFEYMKENLYQLMKDRENKMFSENEIRNVMFQVLSGLAFVHKHGFFHRDMKPENLLCMGPELVKIADFGLAREIRSRPPYTDYVSTRWYRAPEVLLRSPSYNSPIDVWAVGCIMAELYTLRPLFPGNSEVDEIFKICQVLGTVKKGDWPDGHQLASAMNFRFPQCVPTNLKTLIPNASSEAISLMKDMLQWDPKKRPTAMQALKYPYFQVGQVLGPPSQYQDQHKPQVRTVHAAEPKPLEAPEQPQKVPGLDQSRPRLQPLHQIPVPQQNSIQDRCHGGSEREKIVPLTLGSSYSTAKAAPAGSENSVTGMKSGRRRWGQSLLKAADSWEDFDDADMSVSYSKKPSISSVKEQTRPVEVKPFNSYSAVVKLPSSSTLRRIDSETSTSSSAKQHYLRQSRYLPGVNPKNTSLVGNKDLGDDLWGGGNAFLRKPLGPVGAALSLSRVNAGNFVTTNFSPVGSYITSYHKKEPGSAGQRLHLDPLGGTSAIDFSSTAALRNNKLKPSKLKSPSKKAVSEEYEGWKMKASKSQMPGTSFATPGKGLLSRAAPVQPVHGRIDWAAKYGGHR; this is encoded by the exons ATGATGAATCGCTACACAACCCTGAAGCAGCTGGGCGATGGCACTTACGGCAGCGTTCTCATGGGCAAGAGCAACGAGTCCGGCGAGCTGGTGGCCATCAAGCG AATGAAGAGGAAGTTTTACTCTTGGGAAGAGTGCATGAACCTGAGAGAAGTCAAG TCTCTCAAGAAACTTAGTCATGCCAACATTGTGAAATTGAAGGAGGTAATTCGGGAGAATGACCACTTGTACTTTGTGTTTGAGTACATGAAAGAGAACCTCTATCAGCTTATGAAAGACAG GGAAAATAAGATGTTCTCTGAGAATGAAATTAGGAACGTAATGTTCCAGGTACTCTCTGGTTTAGCATTTGTGCATAAGCATG GCTTTTTCCATCGTGACATGAAGCCCGAGAACCTGCTCTGCATGGGCCCTGAGCTGGTGAAGATAGCGGATTTTGGGTTAGCGAGGGAGATCCGCTCTCGGCCTCCGTACACAGACTACGTGTCCACGAGATG GTACCGAGCTCCAGAGGTGTTGCTCAGGTCCCCATCCTATAACTCCCCCATCGACGTGTGGGCCGTGGGCTGCATCATGGCCGAGCTCTACACCTTGCGGCCGCTCTTCCCCGGCAACAGCGAGGTGGATGAGATCTTCAAGATCTGCCAGGTCCTTGGCACGGTGAAGAAG GGCGACTGGCCAGACGGCCATCAGCTTGCCTCGGCGATGAATTTCCGATTCCCACAGTGTGTCCCGACAAACCTGAAAACACTCATCCCCAATGCCAGCAGCGAGGCCATATCCCTGATGAAGGACATGCTGCAGTGGGACCCCAAGAAGAGGCCCACGGCCATGCAG GCTCTGAAGTACCCCTATTTCCAAGTGGGGCAGGTTCTAGGTCCACCCAGCCAATATCAAGACCAGCACAAGCCCCAGGTGAGGACGGTGCACGCGGCTGAGCCGAAGCCCCTGGAGGCCCCAGAGCAGCCGCAGAAGGTTCCGGGCTTGGACCAGAGTAGGCCTCGTCTCCAGCCTCTGCACCAGATTCCCGTGCCCCAGCAAAACTCCATCCAGGACCGGTGCCATGGAGGCAGCGAAAGAGAGAAAATTGTGCCACTCACCCTCGGCAGCAGCTACTCTACAGCG AAAGCAGCTCCTGCAGGTAGCGAGAACAGCGTGACAGGCATGAAGAGCGGCCGCAGGCGGTGGGGTCAGAGCCTGCTGAAAGCAGCTGACAGCTGGGAGGACTTTGATGATGCTGACATGAGCGTGTCCTACTCAAAAAAGCCCAGTATCTCTTCAGTCAAGGAGCAAACCCG GCCCGTGGAGGTAAAACCCTTCAATTCCTACAGTGCTGTCGTCAAGTTGCCAAGCAGCAGCACTCTGAGGCGGATTGACTCTGAGACATCCACCTCTTCATCCGCCAAACAGCACTACCTAAGGCAGTCGCGGTATCTCCCTG GAGTGAATCCCAAGAATACATCATTAGTTGGGAACAAGGATTTGGGGGATGATCTCTGGGGTGGTGGGAATGCTTTTCTCCGCAAGCCGCTGGGGCCTGTTGGAGCCGCACTGTCACTTTCCAGGGTCAATGCAG GGAATTTTGTGACCACAAACTTTAGCCCGGTTGGCAGTTACATCACATCATATCACAAGAAGGAACCTGGATCTGCAGGACAGCGCCTTCACCTGGATCCTTTGGGTGGCACATCTGCAA TTGACTTTTCTTCCACTGCTGCTCTTAGAAATAACAAACTGAAACCATCAAAGCTAAAATCACCTTCCAAGAAAGCCGTGTCTGAAG AATATGAAGGCTGGAAAATGAAAGCATCCAAGTCACAGATGCCAGGGACCAGCTTTGCTACACCAGGGAAGGGCCTGCTGTCCAGAGCTGCCCCGGTGCAGCCGGTCCATGGAAGAATAGACTGGGCTGCCAAATATGGAGGCCATCGGTAG
- the mak gene encoding serine/threonine-protein kinase MAK isoform X2: MMNRYTTLKQLGDGTYGSVLMGKSNESGELVAIKRMKRKFYSWEECMNLREVKSLKKLSHANIVKLKEVIRENDHLYFVFEYMKENLYQLMKDRNKLFPESVIRNIVYQILQGLSFIHKHGFFHRDMKPENLLCMGPELVKIADFGLAREIRSRPPYTDYVSTRWYRAPEVLLRSPSYNSPIDVWAVGCIMAELYTLRPLFPGNSEVDEIFKICQVLGTVKKGDWPDGHQLASAMNFRFPQCVPTNLKTLIPNASSEAISLMKDMLQWDPKKRPTAMQALKYPYFQVGQVLGPPSQYQDQHKPQVRTVHAAEPKPLEAPEQPQKVPGLDQSRPRLQPLHQIPVPQQNSIQDRCHGGSEREKIVPLTLGSSYSTAKAAPAGSENSVTGMKSGRRRWGQSLLKAADSWEDFDDADMSVSYSKKPSISSVKEQTRPVEVKPFNSYSAVVKLPSSSTLRRIDSETSTSSSAKQHYLRQSRYLPGVNPKNTSLVGNKDLGDDLWGGGNAFLRKPLGPVGAALSLSRVNAEESVAKPSNKPALKEKILDQMEHLKGNFVTTNFSPVGSYITSYHKKEPGSAGQRLHLDPLGGTSAIDFSSTAALRNNKLKPSKLKSPSKKAVSEEYEGWKMKASKSQMPGTSFATPGKGLLSRAAPVQPVHGRIDWAAKYGGHR; this comes from the exons ATGATGAATCGCTACACAACCCTGAAGCAGCTGGGCGATGGCACTTACGGCAGCGTTCTCATGGGCAAGAGCAACGAGTCCGGCGAGCTGGTGGCCATCAAGCG AATGAAGAGGAAGTTTTACTCTTGGGAAGAGTGCATGAACCTGAGAGAAGTCAAG TCTCTCAAGAAACTTAGTCATGCCAACATTGTGAAATTGAAGGAGGTAATTCGGGAGAATGACCACTTGTACTTTGTGTTTGAGTACATGAAAGAGAACCTCTATCAGCTTATGAAAGACAG AAACAAGTTGTTCCCAGAGTCAGTCATCAGAAACATAGTGTATCAGATATTACAGGGGCTGTCATTTATTCATAAACATG GCTTTTTCCATCGTGACATGAAGCCCGAGAACCTGCTCTGCATGGGCCCTGAGCTGGTGAAGATAGCGGATTTTGGGTTAGCGAGGGAGATCCGCTCTCGGCCTCCGTACACAGACTACGTGTCCACGAGATG GTACCGAGCTCCAGAGGTGTTGCTCAGGTCCCCATCCTATAACTCCCCCATCGACGTGTGGGCCGTGGGCTGCATCATGGCCGAGCTCTACACCTTGCGGCCGCTCTTCCCCGGCAACAGCGAGGTGGATGAGATCTTCAAGATCTGCCAGGTCCTTGGCACGGTGAAGAAG GGCGACTGGCCAGACGGCCATCAGCTTGCCTCGGCGATGAATTTCCGATTCCCACAGTGTGTCCCGACAAACCTGAAAACACTCATCCCCAATGCCAGCAGCGAGGCCATATCCCTGATGAAGGACATGCTGCAGTGGGACCCCAAGAAGAGGCCCACGGCCATGCAG GCTCTGAAGTACCCCTATTTCCAAGTGGGGCAGGTTCTAGGTCCACCCAGCCAATATCAAGACCAGCACAAGCCCCAGGTGAGGACGGTGCACGCGGCTGAGCCGAAGCCCCTGGAGGCCCCAGAGCAGCCGCAGAAGGTTCCGGGCTTGGACCAGAGTAGGCCTCGTCTCCAGCCTCTGCACCAGATTCCCGTGCCCCAGCAAAACTCCATCCAGGACCGGTGCCATGGAGGCAGCGAAAGAGAGAAAATTGTGCCACTCACCCTCGGCAGCAGCTACTCTACAGCG AAAGCAGCTCCTGCAGGTAGCGAGAACAGCGTGACAGGCATGAAGAGCGGCCGCAGGCGGTGGGGTCAGAGCCTGCTGAAAGCAGCTGACAGCTGGGAGGACTTTGATGATGCTGACATGAGCGTGTCCTACTCAAAAAAGCCCAGTATCTCTTCAGTCAAGGAGCAAACCCG GCCCGTGGAGGTAAAACCCTTCAATTCCTACAGTGCTGTCGTCAAGTTGCCAAGCAGCAGCACTCTGAGGCGGATTGACTCTGAGACATCCACCTCTTCATCCGCCAAACAGCACTACCTAAGGCAGTCGCGGTATCTCCCTG GAGTGAATCCCAAGAATACATCATTAGTTGGGAACAAGGATTTGGGGGATGATCTCTGGGGTGGTGGGAATGCTTTTCTCCGCAAGCCGCTGGGGCCTGTTGGAGCCGCACTGTCACTTTCCAGGGTCAATGCAG AAGAGAGTGTAGCTAAACCCTCAAACAAACCTGCATTAAAAGAAAAGATTCTTGACCAAATGGAGCATCTTAAAG GGAATTTTGTGACCACAAACTTTAGCCCGGTTGGCAGTTACATCACATCATATCACAAGAAGGAACCTGGATCTGCAGGACAGCGCCTTCACCTGGATCCTTTGGGTGGCACATCTGCAA TTGACTTTTCTTCCACTGCTGCTCTTAGAAATAACAAACTGAAACCATCAAAGCTAAAATCACCTTCCAAGAAAGCCGTGTCTGAAG AATATGAAGGCTGGAAAATGAAAGCATCCAAGTCACAGATGCCAGGGACCAGCTTTGCTACACCAGGGAAGGGCCTGCTGTCCAGAGCTGCCCCGGTGCAGCCGGTCCATGGAAGAATAGACTGGGCTGCCAAATATGGAGGCCATCGGTAG